The nucleotide window tatatatatatatatatatatatatatatatatatacctacatatatatatatatatatatatacatatatatatatatatatatatatatatatatatatatatatatatatatatttatatataaatgcatatgcacacatacacacacacgtatatatatatatatatatatatatatatatatatatatatatatatatatataaatacatatatatacatatatatatatatatatatatatatatatatatatatatatatatatatatatatatatatatatatatatgtgtgtaatgtatgtaaaattacatgtttaaatccatgacctaaaaggtcaacgtagaaattaggagcgatcgtgagaatgccaattcagtcataagcaggatgcgaaactcgagacactgctattcaattgcaatgtaacatttttcatgaagagtaaacacaaacaagccgtgagaaagagttgtctctcaacgGATCTAAGTATTtttcggtattaatgttgtgtttacaatatatcattaagtgctgagataactaattagactttaacatcaatatggatattttattcACTTTCctgtcaagctgtcatacggaatggtcatccgaccaaaccatctatactcctgtgatggagatgttaataactttttttaaagaaataaatttttttaaagttaacttacttagacttattcagaagaagtaacctgccaagtctaaacattacaccacattgaagagacatttgattggaaaactaatgtgtgtttataacagtaccacactaacatatatatatatatatatatatatatatatatatatatatatatatatatatatatatatatatatatatatatatatattttgaggacAACATGACGAGCAAAGAGAGACtacaatttactgaacatgcaacggtcatTATATTACAGAGTGTGGATGGATAAGTAGCCTGTGAAggaaacatttccaaccgccaaaatcatttgtgttttcattcaaatataaattacaaataccaaggcggtagcctaatgaaatatacattgctatacatgaaaataaagctGTCAAAGGGTGCAACATCGTTATACAAAAATCCAATGTGtggaatagataataaagtttCAATATACAGAAAAGAATCCAGGGGGAGTAAACACAGCGGGTAAGATGATGTCCTTACAAGTAGTCCCCCCTCATACAGCGGGTCTCGGGAATTGTTGATGCAATTAATCCCTCTATCATGGAGTGCGACGTAATCCCCCTCTGGTGCTTGAGCagaggggaaggttgctctgcttcGGAAGAACCGTTTTCCCCTGTCGTTGCATGGTTTTTTCCTGTCTGGTTGATGATTTTTTCtgaggtggaatcctgggtctaccagggccagcggtgatcttcttgttgctttcaTGGTGTGCTGGTTTTAATTggtcgatcgtcacccaatcttcttgtccgtggacgttCAAGAGGAAAGATTTGGGTGTTCTTCTGACTACCTCGTAAGGGACGCAATACGGTCTTGTCAGGGGTTAGGGGTGAGCATCGACCCGGATGAAGACGTAGTCGCAGTCGTCTAGGTTCCTGGgcgtgaagtgtctggtcctgtcctcgtatgttttcaagcatggtctgaatttcccggCGATTTCTCTGTCAGGTGATCCAGCTTGGTGTCGTCGGTAGTTACAGGGAAAAACTCGCCAGGGACCGTAAGTGCCTCGCCATAGACCTTCTCCACAGGAGAAGGTTCGCCGTCCACCCTGGGAGTGGTACGAAGTCCAAGGAGGACCCACTGTAGTTTTGCTTTCCAATGTTCATCCATATATCTCCCCATTAGGGCTGCCTTGAGTGTGCGATGAGCTCTCTCGACCATGCCGTTcactgcagggttgtatgccgtggttcTGTAGAGTGTCGTTCctatcaggtttgccagagagagacagatctctgacaagaaagtGGGACCTCAGTCGGTTGTGATATCGTTTGGGAAACCGAAGCGGCTGATccaactcgacaggagagcttcAGCGCAGGCATGGTTGGTTGCTTCGGACATAGGAGTTGCTTCTAAGTACCAAGTGGAGCGGTCGACAatcgtcaggaggtatcttgcagaactTGAAGGTGGCAGAGATCCCACGACGTCCACGTGGATGTGTCCAAATTGTCACTTGAGTTGGGAAAAATCGCTGACTCCCCCCGACTCAGTATGGCAgttgaccttactcgtctggcagttaatgtaggttctcgcccactcacgggtgtctttcttgattcctggccagatgaatttctcggataAAGACGGGCTGTAGTTCAACCCGAGGGGTGTGATAATCTGTTTATGACGTAGAAGATCTTTCTTCTAGAGCAGTGTTTCTTAAAGTGTGGTCCGCGGACCCCCAGGGGTCCGTGGAATATTCCAAGGGGTTCGCAGGATAATTTCTAATATCgatttcagtcaaattttcggccaaaacgtcctaaattcttatttttgtagcaccaaatcctgatggctttttacagtggctaagtcacactgggatggaagtaatttaagtaatgccgccttcCTTCCTTGGGGTAAAATCCTCAACGAAATTCCGAgaaagacacacacaaaaaaacaacttTATAGAAGGCAGTGGTGTTTATGATTTGGCAACATTGTACTGACTGATGCCCGGTGGTGCGGCCGCCCGCCACATATCAGTTGACGTTAAGGCTGCTGTGAGGAATACACGGCAGTTGTTTGTACTCCTCTTTGTAGGTAAGAAAATCATCTGGATGCTTATGACAACATACTGATTTTTTATATGCCATTTGTTAAACGTTATTACCTACCTTTTTGAGATTAGAATTTCGAATACTAGACCTCGTGACCATGCCAAGTTACTTACAGGATAAACATCAGAAGACAGCCTAGCTTACtcagagttaggaaaatattttgaagaaccagacccaagctttgagtggattagaaatccatttgttacagataaagtagatatagaaaaggtcagtgtcaacctgtcatcaaaagaggctgataatcttgtcgagattgcaacaagtgggacactgaagaccctattcagggaaagaagtttggacaatttttgggctcaagtccagCCAGAGTACCCTGGACTTGCAGAAATTGCTTTGAAAAACTTGATGCTGTTCCCAACAACGTACAACTATGAAATTGGATTTTCTACACTGATTGATCTTAAAACGAAGAAACGCAACCGAATCAATGTCGAACCCGACATGCGACTGAAACTCAGCAGACTGGAGCCAGATATTCCAACAGTAGTGAGGCAGCAAAAACAGTATCATTCATCGCATTAAGTATGGTTGTGAGATATGAGGAGGAAGCGTTGCTGTTAAGTTCATGAAAATTTGTatgcaaaattatcaatgttgtggaaattatgttaagcaaaatataaacatttatgttgaagataagccattaataaataattccgttgtaatttcagtatattatgacctgcaaacactttcaaactcaagaggaaaattataataataaagggtcCGCTACATGTGTAATTTTAATAAAAGGGATCCGCtgcacaaaaaagtttaagaaacactGTTCTAGAGCAAGCCCCCCTTGCTGGTGTCTCAGAGGAAGGTTTATCCTGGCCAGTtcgaggggaatgtccttcatctgtagcATTGATGCTGTCGTACAATAGTCTTGGGCCTCTGGGTTGTTCTGTTGTTCTACGGTGAGGTTTGTGTAAACAATCCCTAGGTGGACCGCGTTGATCTCAatcctggagagggcgtcggcGACGGGGTTCTTCTTGGTACGTAGCTGATAAAGCAGCCGAATTCTGCGATGGCGGCCAGGTGTCATTATTGGCCAGAGGACCATGCATCTGAAGACTTCATGAATGCGTCGATCAGGGGTTGGTGGTCCGTTGCAATGGTGAAGGGGGTTCCTTCAAGCATATATATGAATTGGTGGACGGTGAGGTAGACAgtgaggagctccctgtcgaacgtgctgtacctggttttcgcgggtttgagtttcttgctgaagaatacCAAGGGTTGCAGGTAACCAATGATGATCTATTCAGGACAGCGCTGCATGCGACGTTGCTGGAGTTGGTGGTCAACTTCAGGGGAGCACTGTCGTCATGGTACACCAGGGTGGTGGTTTCGGTGAGGGATGCCTTTGTCCTGTCGAAGGCGTGTTGCTGCAGGGGCACCAGatgagcttcttggcttttcccttcaggacgtcattGAGGGAGAGTCAGGATGTGGGCAATGCTGGGGATGAGgcgacggtagtagtttaccatccaTAAAAACTCCTAAAGGTGCCAGATGGTCgttggggttgggaaggttttcatGGCGTCCACCTTCGTCGATGTGGGCTTCACGCCTGCTACGGATATTTGATCTCCGAGGAAGTCCACCCTTTCGGCaccgaatgtgcacttgtcgaagcgCATGATCAAACCGTTCTCCTGATGGCGTTTCAGCATGGCGCGGACGTTTCTCCAATGTCTCTCTTTCGTCCTGGAGAAGATTAAAAAGTCGTCCACGTAGCAGACGTAAAACAGCAGGtcacccaggatgctatccatcagtCGTTGGAATGTGGTCCCTGCGTTGCTTAGGCCGAAGGTTGAATATGAGGTGTAGGAGCCGAACGGCgttatgatggcggtcttaggcacgtcctctgggaacacaagaacctgaaagtatgatttaagaaggtTCATTTTGGTAACAATTTGGCCCCATGAAGTGCGCTGGTGAAGTCTTGCATattcggcagagggtagtggtctggcaTTGTGATGAGGTTAAGGTGGCAGTAGTTACCGCAGGACCTCCATGTCCCGTGcggtttctttaccatgtggagcgTAGACGCCCAAGGGCTGGACGCCGCtcttgcatatgcccatccgttccatgtcttTGAAGGCACGTTTGGCATCTCTTAGCTTCTGCGACGGGAGGCGGCGGAACTTGTCGTTGGTAAGAGGTCCCATTGTGTTTATGTGGGGGTAGACctcgtgcttggagggggatcccggcgattgttGAAGTTCCAGCTTGAAAACGTCGGGGAATTCCTGAAGAAGGGTGGCGTAGGGCTGCGCTATGACAGCGGAGATTGGCGTGATACCTGGACCAGCTCGTAGTGGACGTGTTCGGCATATAacggtgtcgatgaggcgtttcccagtgACGTCAACGAGTAGGCCATGGGGAGCCAGGAAgattgagattttaagcaccctagtcccataacaccgtatgggagatccgttggcgtcGATGAGC belongs to Palaemon carinicauda isolate YSFRI2023 chromosome 17, ASM3689809v2, whole genome shotgun sequence and includes:
- the LOC137656589 gene encoding uncharacterized protein; the protein is MRPQLADYDIRSMNDVLSRAQKLYEASKASSLGASSLFSGSSLDSWAAPSADDDKILTLMKKKPLQPMQQNHRPNPTWCFYHRQFGSNVMKCRVLKISIFLAPHGLLVDVTGKRLIDTVICRTRPLRAGPGITPISAVIAQPYATLLQEFPDVFKLELQQSPGSPSKHEVYPHINTMGPLTNDKFRRLPSQKLRDAKRAFKDMERMGICKSGVQPLGVYAPHGKETARDMEVLVFPEDVPKTAIITPFGSYTSYSTFGLSNAGTTFQRLMDSILGDLLFYVCYVDDFLIFSRTKERHWRNVRAMLKRHQENGLIMRFDKCTFGAERVDFLGDQISVAGVKPTSTKVDAMKTFPTPTTIWHL